Proteins co-encoded in one Streptococcus ruminicola genomic window:
- a CDS encoding aldo/keto reductase, giving the protein MEFKTLNNGVQIPKLGFGVWQMFDQDECQKAVENALEVGYRLIDTAALYRNEEAVGSAIKASGIKREEIFITTKAWINQLGYDETKKAFEESLKKLGTDYLDLYLIHQPYGDTHGAWRAMADLYKEGRIRAIGVSNFSTGRIADFALNTEIVPALNQIELHPYKQQNLLRKANAEFGITTQAWSPFNQGKDDIFNDVTLNSIAEKYGKTVAQVILRWQLQNDILTIPKSVHLDRIRQNFKVFDFELSQNDLDTIAKLDRFPNNYGPNESIEQVKRLSGYKA; this is encoded by the coding sequence ATGGAATTTAAAACCTTAAACAACGGTGTTCAAATCCCTAAACTCGGCTTTGGTGTTTGGCAAATGTTTGACCAAGATGAATGCCAAAAAGCCGTGGAAAACGCTCTTGAAGTAGGCTATCGCCTGATTGACACAGCTGCGCTCTATCGTAATGAAGAGGCTGTCGGAAGTGCCATTAAAGCTTCAGGTATCAAACGAGAAGAGATTTTCATCACTACAAAAGCTTGGATTAATCAGCTTGGCTATGACGAAACCAAAAAAGCTTTTGAAGAAAGCCTTAAAAAACTCGGTACTGATTACCTTGACCTCTATCTCATTCACCAACCATATGGGGATACACACGGTGCCTGGCGTGCCATGGCTGACCTTTATAAAGAAGGTCGCATTCGAGCAATTGGTGTTTCCAATTTCTCAACTGGACGTATTGCTGATTTTGCCTTAAATACTGAAATTGTTCCAGCCCTCAACCAGATTGAGCTTCATCCTTACAAACAACAAAACTTACTTCGCAAGGCTAATGCAGAATTTGGCATAACAACACAAGCGTGGAGTCCATTTAACCAAGGAAAAGATGACATCTTCAACGACGTTACCCTAAACAGCATTGCTGAAAAATATGGTAAAACCGTTGCTCAAGTCATTCTTCGCTGGCAACTTCAAAATGATATTTTGACCATTCCAAAATCTGTTCACCTAGATCGTATCAGACAAAACTTCAAAGTTTTTGATTTTGAACTCAGCCAAAATGACCTTGATACCATCGCAAAACTCGACCGTTTCCCAAACAACTACGGACCAAATGAAAGCATCGAACAAGTCAAACGCCTATCAGGTTATAAAGCATAA
- a CDS encoding LysR family transcriptional regulator has protein sequence MNFQQCRYVEVVARVGSFSQAAKELYMTQPNLSCSIKDLENELGVQLFTRSNTGARLTEDGHDFLKYAKRIIGELDLLQQRYHDEFKKSFTVASHHYDFLSIPLAKVAQEFKQDYQEFQTIETTTKKILDSVASFEADLGIIYLDDENEHILTSALQYHDLEFTSLGEFPTRVFLRRDHPLAHKSVISETDLKGYNQIRFRQEQSGLNFDEDALDIHDQQRILYSNDRGTVMNLLCATDAYASGLGIVNSFVKDQIVLIPLQNSPKHTLGYVTNRKKKLSEIGASFINEIKLSLEEFSDKSQLF, from the coding sequence ATGAATTTCCAACAATGTCGTTATGTCGAAGTCGTCGCTCGTGTAGGCTCATTTAGCCAAGCTGCTAAGGAATTATACATGACTCAGCCCAACTTGTCTTGCTCCATCAAAGATTTAGAAAATGAATTAGGTGTTCAACTCTTCACGCGCTCTAATACAGGAGCTCGTTTAACTGAAGACGGTCATGATTTTTTGAAATATGCTAAGCGCATTATCGGCGAATTGGATTTGTTACAGCAACGCTATCATGATGAATTCAAAAAAAGTTTTACAGTTGCCTCACACCACTATGATTTTCTCTCGATTCCTCTTGCCAAAGTGGCGCAAGAATTCAAGCAGGATTATCAGGAATTTCAAACCATTGAAACGACCACTAAAAAAATCTTAGACAGCGTCGCTTCTTTTGAAGCTGACCTTGGGATTATTTACCTAGATGATGAGAATGAACATATTTTAACATCAGCTTTGCAATATCATGATTTGGAATTTACCTCGCTTGGCGAATTTCCAACGCGTGTCTTTTTACGCCGTGACCATCCATTGGCTCACAAATCTGTCATTTCAGAAACAGACTTAAAAGGCTATAATCAAATACGCTTTCGTCAAGAACAGTCTGGACTGAATTTTGATGAAGATGCTCTTGATATTCATGACCAACAACGCATTCTCTACAGCAATGACCGTGGAACTGTCATGAATTTACTCTGTGCAACAGACGCTTACGCTTCAGGTCTTGGCATTGTTAATAGTTTTGTCAAAGACCAGATTGTTCTCATACCTTTGCAAAATAGTCCTAAACACACACTAGGTTATGTGACCAATCGTAAGAAAAAACTCTCTGAGATCGGAGCAAGTTTCATCAATGAAATCAAACTCAGCTTAGAAGAATTCTCAGACAAGAGTCAACTTTTCTAG